The genome window TTCATGGGCGCGATGCGGTCTTTCAGGGAATCCCACAGGCCCAGATTCTCAAGCGCCTTTTTGCCGTACCGGCCCACCGGCACGTGCGCCGGGTCGCCCACGGCCAGGCGGCCGTTTTTGCCCAACAGGAAAAGGAGATTGGTATCCTTGGAGATGACAAAATCCCCGGCCGTACTCGTTTTGGGGACAATCAGCGCAATTTTGTTGCGCAGCAGGTCGCGGCGGGTGTTTTTCGCCACCAGGCCTTTTGCGTCGAGGTAGTCCATCCACTCGATATCCGCGGAAAGGAACACGTCCGCGGGCGCACCCTGCTCTATCTGCTTTGCCAGAGTGGACGAGGAAGCGAAGGACGTTTTGATGGAGCCGAGCCCTCCGGCCTTGTACAAATCCCCGATTGCCGTCACCGCGCTGGTGGTGGAAGCGGCGGCGAACACGACAATTTCAGGTTCCGCCGCCCTGGCGGAAACAGGGAAAGAAAGGACCCCGGCCCCAAGAAGGCCGAGCGTTATCGCACAACAGGCAACTGCCCGGGATAGCCTCATTTCCGTTCTCTCCATCAGCAGCAATATGCAATAGCGTTATACCAGGAGCACCCTTTTGTCATGCGCCTTCCGGGTTGCTTTTCCATACGGTTGCCGCCCGCCGGCGGGCGGCAACCGTATGGGTTTTGTTCCGCTTCATGGACCGTGGCAAGCCGCTTGCGGGCTAGGCCTTCT of uncultured delta proteobacterium contains these proteins:
- the modA gene encoding molybdate transporter subunit; periplasmic-binding component of ABC superfamily (Evidence 2a : Function of homologous gene experimentally demonstrated in an other organism; PubMedId : 7860583, 8564363, 8576221, 9302996; Product type t : transporter), which gives rise to MRLSRAVACCAITLGLLGAGVLSFPVSARAAEPEIVVFAAASTTSAVTAIGDLYKAGGLGSIKTSFASSSTLAKQIEQGAPADVFLSADIEWMDYLDAKGLVAKNTRRDLLRNKIALIVPKTSTAGDFVISKDTNLLFLLGKNGRLAVGDPAHVPVGRYGKKALENLGLWDSLKDRIAPMKDVRAGLALVEQGEAPLGLVYASDVAASDKVRIIGSFPKGSHPDVICPAAAVAGNQVDAAGKFIAFLQTPEAKAIFKKYGFEGL